A stretch of Pempheris klunzingeri isolate RE-2024b chromosome 19, fPemKlu1.hap1, whole genome shotgun sequence DNA encodes these proteins:
- the zdhhc12b gene encoding palmitoyltransferase ZDHHC12-B, producing the protein MFKNVFGSGFLVRTAHVILTWIITLILFLHDTELRKQEETGQLVQPVLFVLLVLLSVLLYFAVSLMDPGFILSDDSDLQFTLGVTEEQQDMIPPTTKSLRQRRCGHCLLQQPMRSKHCQTCQHCVRRYDHHCPWIENCVGERNHRWFVLYLAVQLLVLLWGLHIAWTGFSYVPTWQLWLRTNGVLLTVAVLVALLSLIVLLLLGSHLYLVSLNTTTWEFMSRHRISYLKHCGADENPFDRGTFHNLWGFFCVWGTVVWEQVYFREGSDQV; encoded by the exons AtgttcaaaaatgtgtttggctCAGGGTTCCTGGTAAGAACAGCTCATGTGATCCTGACATGGATCATAACGCTGATACTCTTCCTACATGATACAG AGCtgaggaagcaggaggagacaggCCAGCTCGTCCAGCCTGTGCTCTTCgtcctgctggtgctgctgtccGTCTTGCTCTATTTCGCTGTTTCGCTGATGGACCCTGGCTTCATCTTGTCTGATGACAGCGATTTACAG TTCACGCTGGGAGTGacggaggagcagcaggacatGATCCCACCAACCACCAAATCCCTGCGACAGCGCCGCTGTGGCCACTGCCTGCTGCAG CAGCCAATGAGATCAAAACACTGCCAGACGTGTCAGCACTGTGTCCGCCGTTATGACCATCATTGCCCCTGGATTGAAAACTGTGTTGGTGAGAGGAACCACCGCTGGTTTGTGCTTTACCTTGCTGtccagctgctggtgctgctgtgggGGCTGCATATTGCCTG GACGGGTTTCAGTTACGTGCCCACCTGGCAGCTGTGGCTACGTACCAACGGCGTGCTGCTGACCGTGGCCGTGCTGGTGGCCCTGCTCTCGCTGATCGTGCTGCTCCTGCTCGGCTCCCACCTCTACCTGGTTTCTCTCAACACCACCACCTGGGAGTTCATGTCACGCCACCGCATCTCCTACCTCAAACACTGTGGCGCGGATGAAAACCCCTTTGATCGCGGCACATTCCACAACCTTTGGGGTTTCTTCTGCGTGTGGGGCACAGTGGTGTGGGAGCAGGTGTACTTCAGGGAGGGCAGCGACCAAGTCTAG
- the uap1l1 gene encoding UDP-N-acetylhexosamine pyrophosphorylase-like protein 1 translates to MLSLEEVEQSLEREGQSHVLHFWPELCEEERASFLQELSQLDLKRLRDHCEGAAGAAASPPASLDEHIEPVPAEVIGSVRKSDRKSLAEWRHEGLLQISENRVGVLLLAGGQGTRLGVQYPKGMYNVGLPSGKTLYQIQAERIHKIQELADRKHGSECTVPWYIMTSEFTLVPTEKFFKENNYFGLEPSNIIMFEQRMIPAVTFDGKVILHGKGKIAMAPDGNGGLYQALVDNKVLEDMKKRGVEYLHVYCVDNILVKMADPVFIGFCVSKGADCGAKVVEKAYPAEPVGVVCKVQGVSQVVEYSEIQPETAELRGPGGELMYSAGNICNHFFTRAFLQDVAEKFEGQLKQHVAIKKVPFVDTCGNHVKPTKPNGIKMEKFVFDVFPFSRNFVVFEVVREDEFSPLKNADGAATDNPTTARNSLLAQHCRWATAAGATLLDEHGNALPLTASVSAADNPPAKCEISPLVSYFGEGLEQLLKGRTLPTPFILDEKRAKELQAQ, encoded by the exons ATGCTCTCCTTAGAGGAAGTGGAGCAGAGTttagagagagaaggacagtCTCACGTGTTGCACTTCTGGCCGGAgctgtgtgaggaggagagggccaGCTTCCTCCAGGAGCTGTCTCAGCTGGACCTGAAGCGGCTCCGGGATCACTGTGAGGGGGCCGCCGGGGCTGCAGCCTCCCCCCCTGCCAGCCTGGATGAGCACATAGAGCCGGTCCCTGCGGAGGTCATCGGCAGCGTGAGGAAAAGCGACAGAAAGTCTCTTGCAGAGTGGAGACATGAAG GGCTGCTGCAAATCTCAGAGAATCGTGTTGGAGTCCTGCTCTTGGCCGGCGGTCAAGGGACCCGTCTTGGTGTCCAGTATCCCAAAGGGATGTATAACGTTGGCCTACCAAGCGGCAAAACCTTGTATCAAATCCAGGCAGAGCGCATTCACAAAATCCAGGAGCTGGCAGACAGAAAGCATGGCTCAGAGTGCACCGTTCCATG GTACATAATGACCAGTGAGTTCACTCTGGTTCCCACTGAGAAGTTCTTCAAGGAGAACAACTACTTTGGTTTGGAGCCATCAAATATCATTATGTTTGAGCAAAGGATGATCCCAGCAGTGACCTTTGATGGAAAGGTCATCCTGCACGGCAAAGGGAAGATAGCCATGGCTCCAG ATGGGAATGGTGGTCTGTACCAGGCATTGGTGGACAACAAAGTGCTGGAGGACATGAAGAAGAGGGGAGTGGAGTACCTGCATGTGTACTGCGTGGACAACATTCTGGTCAAGATGGCCGACCCTGTGTTTATTGGCTTCTGCGTGAGCAAAGGGGCAGACTGTGGAGCCAAG GTGGTGGAGAAGGCATACCCTGCAGAGCCAGTGGGTGTGGTTTGCAAGGTGCAAGGTGTGTCCCAGGTGGTGGAGTACAGCGAGATCCAACCAGAGACGGCTGAGCTCCGAGGACCTGGAGGGGAGTTGATGTACAGTGCTGGAAACATCTGCAATCACTTCTTTACCAGGGCTTTCCTGCAGGATGTGGCAGA GAAATTTGAAGGCCAACTGAAACAACATGTTGCAATCAAGAAAGTGCCCTTTGTGGACACATGTGGCAATCATGTCAAACCCACCAAACCCAATGGCATAAAGATGGAGAAGTTTGTTTTTGATGTCTTTCCGTTCTCAAG GAACTTTGTTGTGTTCGAGGTTGTAAGGGAGGATGAGTTTTCCCCCCTGAAAAATGCAGATGGAGCAGCGACAGACAACCCGACCACGGCCAGAAACTCTTTGCTGGCTCAACACTGCCGCTGGGCCACAGCTGCAGGAGCCACCCTGTTGGATGAACATGGGAATGCCCTTCCTCTTACAGCCAG tgtaTCAGCAGCGGACAATCCTCCAGCAAAATGTGAGATTTCACCGCTGGTCTCCTACTTTGGAGAG GGCCTGGAGCAACTGCTGAAAGGGAGGACACTGCCGACTCCCTTTATTCTGGATGAAAAAAGGGCCAAAGAGCTGCAGGCCCAGTAA